In Desulfosediminicola ganghwensis, a single window of DNA contains:
- the nrfA gene encoding ammonia-forming cytochrome c nitrite reductase: protein MNKYGFLMIGSAVALAGMGLMANSINGKQVEREVLTTLPVVKADGVESRNDEWARYYPRQYDSWKQTKKNDKIKDMLEEKPQLAILWAGYGFAKDYNAPRGHFYALQSNINTLRTGAPVGPVDGPMPTACWTCKSPDVVRVMEEQGENEYFTGKWARLGEEIVNPIGCADCHDSSTGDLTLTRPYLERALEASGTNLDEITHQEMRSLVCAQCHSEYYFKNTEYTDKEGTEQVAKVVTFPWSEGLGAEDMERYYNNYGFKDWTHKISKAPMLKAQHPGYEIYKTGIHAQRGVSCADCHMPYKQEGSVKFSDHHIASPLENVENTCLTCHRETEEEFKQLVKTKLDRKEQLMEITMDNLAKAHLTAGKAWESGATEEQMAGVLESIRSGQWIWDYSIASHGSFFHAPEETLRLLGVANEKAQQARLELAGILATLGVTDYQIPDFSTKEKAQKLAGVNLEKLVDEKNEFRELLLKEWSEKAVEAGRLNPATREGMSDKTSYNQ, encoded by the coding sequence GTGAATAAATATGGATTTTTGATGATTGGGTCGGCGGTAGCCCTGGCAGGTATGGGCTTGATGGCAAATTCAATTAATGGCAAACAGGTGGAGCGGGAGGTTCTGACCACACTCCCCGTAGTAAAGGCTGATGGTGTGGAGAGTCGAAATGATGAATGGGCACGTTATTACCCTCGTCAGTATGACTCATGGAAACAGACGAAAAAGAACGACAAGATAAAAGATATGCTCGAAGAGAAGCCGCAGCTGGCAATTCTCTGGGCAGGTTACGGTTTTGCCAAAGACTATAATGCGCCCCGCGGTCATTTCTATGCACTGCAGTCCAATATCAATACCTTGAGAACCGGTGCTCCGGTCGGCCCCGTGGATGGTCCCATGCCCACAGCCTGCTGGACTTGTAAATCTCCGGATGTGGTGCGGGTGATGGAAGAGCAGGGCGAAAATGAATACTTCACCGGTAAATGGGCACGCCTGGGGGAAGAGATCGTCAACCCCATCGGCTGTGCCGACTGCCATGATTCGTCCACCGGCGACCTGACCCTTACCCGGCCGTATCTTGAGCGTGCACTTGAAGCAAGTGGCACCAATCTCGATGAGATAACCCACCAGGAGATGCGTTCACTGGTCTGTGCCCAGTGCCATTCGGAGTATTATTTCAAAAACACCGAATATACCGATAAAGAGGGTACGGAGCAGGTTGCCAAGGTGGTCACCTTCCCATGGAGTGAGGGCTTGGGCGCCGAGGACATGGAGCGGTATTATAACAACTACGGTTTCAAAGATTGGACCCACAAGATCAGTAAGGCTCCAATGTTGAAAGCACAGCATCCGGGTTACGAAATTTACAAGACCGGCATCCACGCACAACGCGGTGTATCCTGTGCTGATTGCCATATGCCGTACAAGCAGGAAGGCAGCGTCAAGTTCTCCGATCACCACATTGCCAGCCCGTTGGAGAATGTGGAAAATACCTGTCTCACCTGTCATCGTGAGACCGAAGAAGAGTTCAAGCAACTGGTGAAAACCAAGCTCGACAGAAAAGAGCAGCTGATGGAAATCACCATGGATAACCTGGCAAAGGCGCATCTTACCGCCGGTAAAGCCTGGGAGTCCGGCGCCACCGAAGAGCAGATGGCAGGGGTGTTGGAGTCAATCCGTTCAGGCCAGTGGATCTGGGATTACTCTATCGCCAGTCATGGTTCATTCTTCCATGCACCGGAAGAGACCCTTCGTCTGCTCGGTGTAGCCAATGAAAAAGCGCAGCAGGCACGCCTTGAACTGGCAGGTATTCTGGCCACTCTGGGGGTAACCGATTACCAGATTCCGGATTTCTCCACTAAAGAGAAGGCACAGAAGCTGGCAGGGGTGAACCTCGAAAAGCTGGTGGACGAGAAAAATGAATTCCGTGAACTGTTGCTCAAGGAGTGGAGTGAAAAAGCAGTTGAGGCCGGGCGTCTGAATCCGGCAACCAGGGAAGGAATGAGCGATAAGACTTCGTATAACCAGTAA
- a CDS encoding cupin domain-containing protein, whose product MIPVDIKEKLGQFDEYWSPKIVGELNGQLMKLAKLKGEFVWHHHASEDELFMVIQGKLTIKLRERDVQLQEGQFFIIPKGVEHLPVALEECHVMLFEPGSVLNTGNIVNEKTVREIEKI is encoded by the coding sequence ATGATCCCGGTAGATATAAAAGAAAAACTTGGCCAATTCGACGAATATTGGAGCCCGAAAATTGTGGGTGAGCTTAACGGGCAGCTCATGAAACTGGCAAAATTGAAAGGAGAATTTGTCTGGCATCATCACGCCAGTGAAGACGAATTATTCATGGTGATCCAAGGTAAGCTCACCATCAAGTTACGAGAGCGGGATGTTCAACTGCAGGAAGGACAGTTCTTTATCATTCCCAAAGGGGTAGAGCACCTGCCCGTAGCCCTGGAAGAATGTCACGTGATGCTTTTTGAACCTGGGTCTGTTCTCAACACCGGCAATATCGTAAATGAAAAAACTGTTCGTGAAATCGAAAAAATATAA
- the nrfH gene encoding cytochrome c nitrite reductase small subunit, whose product MKTSCWIKYCSLTAFVAALAFFVYLVDASKALSYLSKDPLACINCHVMNPQYATWQHSSHKNVASCVDCHLPTDSMVDKYLAKARDGWNHSVAFTLNTYGQNIQISDDGAKRVQANCIACHAGLTETIRSNQDRYHDFSGAPAADRKCWECHREVPHGRVRSLSSTPDNLGVREL is encoded by the coding sequence ATGAAAACAAGTTGTTGGATAAAGTATTGCTCGCTGACTGCGTTTGTAGCTGCGTTGGCGTTTTTCGTCTACCTGGTAGACGCTTCCAAAGCGCTTTCGTATCTCTCCAAAGACCCGCTGGCATGCATCAACTGCCATGTAATGAACCCGCAGTACGCAACCTGGCAGCACAGTTCACACAAAAACGTCGCAAGCTGTGTGGATTGCCATCTGCCGACAGACTCGATGGTTGATAAGTATCTGGCCAAGGCTAGAGACGGCTGGAATCACTCCGTTGCGTTTACCTTGAACACCTATGGGCAGAATATTCAAATCAGTGATGATGGTGCCAAAAGGGTTCAGGCAAATTGTATCGCATGTCATGCAGGGCTAACAGAGACAATCAGAAGCAACCAGGACAGGTACCACGATTTCAGCGGAGCCCCTGCTGCAGACAGAAAATGCTGGGAGTGTCACCGGGAGGTTCCCCATGGCAGGGTACGGAGTCTCTCATCGACTCCGGATAATCTTGGTGTTCGCGAACTTTAA